One Lutzomyia longipalpis isolate SR_M1_2022 chromosome 4, ASM2433408v1 DNA segment encodes these proteins:
- the LOC129795882 gene encoding GDP-fucose protein O-fucosyltransferase 1, which yields MKMTRFSSKFFTIAISMVILINLSRSELIDIDLNGYLAYCPCMGRFGNQADHFLGAFAFAKHLNRTLILPPWVEYRQGQMKSIQVPFNRYFQVEPLKEYHRVILMHEFMEKIGTAVWPEGKRIAFCYMARKALNGSETNSCNAKDGNPFGPFWDEFRVNFVDSVFYGPLNYDVHHGDVAEKWKEQYPAKRYPVLAFSGAPASFPVQQENVGLQRYLRFSTSLMEKAQEFRKQHLPRGAFMGIHLRNGIDWVRTCEHSKDSPNLFAVAQCIGYRGEKGSLTREMCFPSQEGIIQQLKREMKKYKENHHGDEIRGLFVASDSNHMIGELTDAFRRMDVSVHKLPENDPHLDLAILEMANHFIGNCVSSYTAFVKRSRDVRGLPSSFWAFPPRHKGSGGRRNPTHEEL from the exons atgaaaatgacccgattttcctcaaaattcttcacaattgCAATCTCTATGGTTATCTTGATAAATCTGAGTAGGAGTGAACTGATTGATATTGATCTCAATGGTTATTTAGCGTATTGTCCGTGCATGG GACGCTTTGGGAATCAGGCAGATCACTTTTTGGGTGCTTTTGCATTTGCAAAGCATCTCAATAGAACCCTCATTCTCCCACCGTGGGTGGAATATCGGCAGGGGCAGATGAAATCCATTCAGGTACCCTTCAACAGGTACTTCCAAGTGGAACCCCTGAAGGAGTATCACAGGGTGATACTAATGCATGAATttatggagaaaattggcaCAGCTGTGTGGCCGGAAGGGAAGAGAATTGCCTTTTGCTACATGGCCAGGAAGGCGCTGAATGGGAGTGAGACAAATAGCTGCAATGCAAAGGATGGGAATCCTTTTGGGCCATTTTGGGATGAATTTCGTGTGAATTTTGTCGATTCTGTCTTCTATGGGCCACTGAATTATGACGTCCATCATGGAGATGTGGCTGAGAAGTGGAAGGAACAATATCCGGCTAAAAGGTATCCAGTTCTTGCTTTTAGTGGAGCACCAGCGTCATTTCCGGTGCAACAGGAGAATGTTGGGTTGCAGCGATATCTTCGCTTTAGCACGAGTTTAATGGAGAAGGCTCAGGAATTCCGGAAGCAGCACCTTCCACGGGGTGCTTTTATGGGAATTCACTTGCGGAATGGCATTGATTGGGTACGAACGTGTGAGCACAGCAAGGATAGCCCGAATCTCTTTGCCGTAGCCCAGTGTATTGGGTATCGTGGGGAGAAGGGAAGCTTAACGCGGGAAATGTGCTTCCCATCGCAGGAGGGCATTATTCAGCAGCTAAAGCGTGAGATGAAGAAGTACAAGGAAAATCATCATGGAGATGAAATTCGTGGGCTCTTTGTGGCATCGGATAGTAATCACATGATTGGAGAATTGACGGATGCCTTCCGGAGGATGGATGTGAGTGTCCATAAGCTCCCTGAGAATGATCCTCATCTCGATTTAGCCATTCTGGAGATGGCAAATCACTTTATTGGGAATTGTGTGTCCTCCTACACGGCCTTCGTGAAGCGTTCACGTGACGTAAGGGGACTTCCATCATCCTTCTGGGCATTCCCACCACGTCACAAGGGCAGCGGTGGACGGAGAAATCCCACACATGAGGAACtctag